One genomic segment of Nonomuraea coxensis DSM 45129 includes these proteins:
- a CDS encoding acyl-CoA dehydrogenase family protein yields MTVERLLPNQDAADLIDLTREIADKELARRVDEHERAETYPAGLFATLGEAGLLGLPYPEEQGGGGQPYEVYLQVIEELAMRWAAVAVATSVHTLACFPVATYGSAEQRARWLPDMLAGRIIGGYSLSEPQAGSDAGALACKAERVPDGYRVTGNKAWITHGGIADFYALFARTGTGSRGISCFLAPGRADGLTFGRPEEKMGLHAVPTTAAHYDGVLLEPDRLIGEEGQGLQIAFSALDSGRLGIAACATGLAQAALDEAVAYAKERRTFGKKIIDHQGLGFLLADMAAGVDSARATYLDAARRRDAGLPYSRQASVAKLVATDTAMKVTTDAVQVFGGYGYTREFRVERYMREAKIMQIFEGTNQIQRLVISRHLAK; encoded by the coding sequence GTGACAGTCGAGCGCCTGCTGCCCAACCAGGACGCCGCGGACCTCATCGACCTGACCCGCGAGATCGCCGACAAGGAACTCGCCCGCCGCGTCGACGAGCACGAACGCGCCGAGACCTACCCGGCGGGGCTGTTCGCCACGCTGGGCGAGGCGGGGCTGCTCGGGCTGCCGTACCCGGAGGAGCAGGGCGGCGGCGGCCAGCCGTACGAGGTGTACCTCCAGGTCATCGAGGAGCTGGCGATGCGCTGGGCGGCCGTCGCGGTCGCGACCAGCGTGCACACGCTGGCCTGCTTCCCGGTCGCCACGTACGGCAGCGCCGAGCAGCGGGCGCGATGGCTGCCCGACATGCTGGCCGGGCGGATCATCGGCGGCTACAGCCTGTCGGAGCCACAGGCCGGCTCGGACGCCGGCGCGCTCGCCTGCAAGGCTGAACGCGTCCCGGACGGCTACCGGGTGACGGGCAACAAGGCGTGGATCACGCACGGCGGGATCGCCGACTTCTACGCGCTGTTCGCCCGCACCGGGACGGGCTCGCGTGGCATCTCCTGCTTCCTCGCGCCCGGCCGCGCCGACGGCCTGACGTTCGGGCGGCCCGAGGAGAAGATGGGCCTGCACGCCGTACCGACCACCGCCGCCCACTACGACGGCGTGCTCCTGGAGCCCGACCGGCTGATCGGCGAGGAGGGTCAGGGGCTGCAGATCGCCTTCAGCGCCCTCGACTCCGGCCGGCTCGGCATCGCCGCCTGCGCGACCGGCCTGGCCCAGGCCGCCCTCGACGAGGCCGTCGCCTACGCCAAGGAGCGGCGCACGTTCGGCAAGAAGATCATCGACCATCAGGGCCTGGGCTTCCTGCTCGCCGACATGGCGGCCGGCGTGGACAGCGCGCGGGCCACATACCTGGACGCCGCCCGCCGCCGCGACGCCGGCCTCCCGTACAGCCGCCAGGCGAGCGTCGCCAAACTGGTCGCCACGGACACGGCGATGAAGGTGACGACGGACGCGGTCCAGGTGTTCGGCGGGTACGGGTACACGCGGGAGTTCCGGGTCGAGCGGTACATGCGCGAGGCCAAGATCATGCAGATCTTCGAGGGCACCAACCAGATCCAGCGCCTGGTGATCAGCCGGCACTTGGCCAAGTAG
- a CDS encoding adenylate kinase family protein, with protein MRKYVIMGVQGSGKGTQAALLANDLDLTHISVGDVFRWHVKNHTKLGAQVRRLVAAGELVGDDLVESVVRDRLQLHDWNFGFVIDGFPRNRRQAEFFLESYDIDGVIHLDLPDDEVRRRVLARRLCSRCGMDYNLIAHRPEVEGRCDVCGGELVTRADDTPDALARRLRDYHEKTDPVLELFRRKEYVMTVDARADKVTVQQAIRTRFNLPPYDPSPTPG; from the coding sequence ATGCGCAAGTACGTGATCATGGGTGTGCAGGGCAGCGGCAAGGGCACCCAGGCCGCGTTGCTGGCGAACGACCTCGACCTGACGCACATCAGCGTCGGCGACGTCTTCCGCTGGCACGTCAAGAACCACACCAAGCTCGGCGCCCAGGTCCGCCGCCTGGTCGCGGCCGGCGAGCTGGTGGGGGACGACCTGGTGGAGTCCGTCGTACGCGACCGGCTCCAGCTCCACGACTGGAACTTCGGCTTCGTCATCGACGGCTTCCCGCGCAACCGCCGCCAGGCGGAGTTCTTCCTGGAGAGCTACGACATCGACGGCGTCATCCACCTCGACCTGCCCGACGACGAGGTACGCCGCCGCGTGCTCGCCCGCCGGCTCTGCTCCCGCTGCGGCATGGACTACAACCTCATCGCCCACCGGCCCGAGGTCGAGGGGCGGTGCGACGTATGCGGCGGCGAACTCGTCACCCGGGCGGACGACACGCCGGACGCGCTGGCGCGCCGGCTACGCGACTACCACGAGAAGACGGACCCGGTGCTGGAGCTGTTCCGGCGCAAGGAGTACGTCATGACGGTGGACGCCCGCGCCGACAAGGTGACCGTCCAGCAGGCCATCCGCACCCGCTTCAACCTCCCCCCGTACGACCCGTCGCCCACCCCGGGCTGA
- a CDS encoding C39 family peptidase, with the protein MRALTVVLSSLLVVTTFAPPATAKPAAAGQTDVVFQRADFTAGTAEGTAAGDGLSFASPAGTTAYTDALGTKTWEYARWTGPERAIGFPATELIASWTADLPPGSWLQVEARARNAEGLTKWYSLGRWAYAEGDIRRTSVSGQGDDDATVAVDTLVAAAGKQMSGYQLRLTLYRTPGSSLTPRVRTSGAMASNVPQRKTVPVSPGGGAWGVELDVPRRSQNVHVGHYPEWDGGGEAWCSPTSTTMVLGYWGKWPSAQDTAWVDPSDPDPEVDYAARYTYDHAYQGAGNWPFNTAYAGRYGLDGFVTRLRTLTELERLVKAGVPVITSQSFKKSELPGAGYGTNGHLMVIVGFTATGDVIANDPASSSNAAVRHVYPRADFENVWLRSSSSGGIAYVIHPAGHALPATTPGLPANW; encoded by the coding sequence ATGCGCGCGCTGACCGTGGTCCTGTCGTCCCTCCTCGTGGTGACGACCTTCGCCCCGCCCGCGACCGCGAAACCGGCCGCGGCCGGCCAGACCGACGTCGTCTTCCAGCGGGCCGACTTCACCGCCGGCACGGCCGAGGGCACCGCCGCGGGCGACGGGCTGTCGTTCGCCTCGCCCGCCGGCACCACCGCCTACACCGACGCCCTCGGCACCAAGACCTGGGAGTACGCCCGCTGGACCGGCCCCGAGCGGGCCATCGGCTTCCCCGCCACGGAGCTGATCGCGTCCTGGACCGCCGACCTGCCGCCGGGGAGCTGGCTCCAGGTCGAGGCCCGCGCCAGGAACGCCGAGGGGCTGACCAAGTGGTACTCCCTCGGCCGCTGGGCCTACGCCGAGGGTGACATCCGCCGCACGTCCGTGTCGGGCCAGGGCGACGACGACGCCACCGTGGCCGTGGACACGCTGGTCGCGGCGGCGGGCAAGCAGATGAGCGGCTACCAGCTCCGGCTGACGCTCTACCGGACGCCCGGCTCGTCGCTCACGCCGCGGGTGCGCACGTCCGGGGCGATGGCGTCCAACGTGCCCCAGCGCAAGACGGTGCCGGTCAGCCCCGGCGGCGGCGCGTGGGGCGTCGAGCTCGACGTGCCGCGCCGCTCCCAGAACGTCCACGTCGGCCACTACCCCGAATGGGACGGCGGCGGCGAGGCGTGGTGCAGCCCGACCTCCACCACGATGGTGCTCGGCTACTGGGGCAAGTGGCCGAGCGCGCAGGACACCGCGTGGGTGGACCCGTCCGACCCCGACCCCGAGGTCGACTACGCGGCCCGCTACACCTACGACCACGCCTACCAAGGCGCGGGCAACTGGCCGTTCAACACCGCCTACGCCGGCCGCTACGGCCTGGACGGCTTCGTCACCCGGCTGCGTACGCTGACCGAGCTGGAGCGGCTCGTCAAGGCGGGGGTGCCGGTCATCACCTCGCAGTCGTTCAAGAAGAGCGAGCTGCCCGGCGCCGGTTACGGCACCAACGGCCACCTCATGGTGATCGTCGGCTTCACCGCGACCGGCGACGTCATCGCCAACGACCCGGCCTCCTCCAGCAACGCGGCGGTGCGGCACGTCTACCCGCGCGCCGACTTCGAGAACGTGTGGCTGCGCAGCTCCAGCAGCGGCGGCATCGCGTACGTCATCCACCCGGCGGGCCACGCCCTGCCCGCCACGACGCCGGGTCTGCCCGCCAACTGGTGA
- a CDS encoding indolepyruvate ferredoxin oxidoreductase family protein, whose product MGASVTPTPVSLDDRYTARDGRVLISGIQALVRLTLEQRWLDRERGLDTRAFVSGYQGSPLGGVDLEMGRAARFLDEAGVVFRPGLNEELAATSVAGTQLLGQVPGRRHEGVTGFWYGKNPGLDRAADALRHANVAGTAPLGGAVAWIGDDPGCKSSTLPSSCEPMCQSLSLPLLAPGSVAEIVEFGLHAVAMSRATGLWTGLKIVADIADASATVDLGPLRAGVPAPERVPARPSPLLLGPAALDAEHDMLTRRLDLARAYAREHGLNRVMSGANQTRLGIVASGTTYAVVLRALADLGLDERARDDLGLRLIRLAMPFPLAHDDLAAMTAGLERVLVVEDKVPFLEGQVKQALYGAERPPAVSGRDLLTARGTLGAEDVAGAIAQCVGPDRLPRQAVTVRKAGLAGTRLPLVAARTPYFCSGCPHNTSTRAADDTLVGVGIGCHAMIALDGHGRGTQVGLTQMGGEGAQWIGLAPFTEDRHFVQNLGDGTFHHSGSLAIRAAVAAGVTMTYKLLYNDAVAMTGGQRAEGRLDVPALTHELALEGVRRIVVTTPEPETYKGVRLAGIASVRHRDELAAAERELAALDGVTVLIHDDRCAAEERRLRKRGKLPTPTRKVVVNERVCEGCGDCGEASTCLSVQPVDTEYGRKTRIHQPSCNSDLSCLKGDCPSFLLVEPGTRPAAGKTPAPPVEPPEPDRPRGDVLIRMPGIGGTGVVTVSQILQMAAHLDGLHAAGLEQTGLAQKGGPVVSDVRISARPPEGSVRASRGLVDVLIGFDVLGAASDANLAMAAPDRTAAVLNTAVVPTAAMVTGRMPVPGHATAVARVRQAAREVFCLDAHELAEALFGDHMPANLLLLGAAYQRGLLPVSAEAIERAVTLNRAAVEQNLAAFRWGRAAVADPETVRRAALPAAEEPVEKLDEVVAVRVADLTGYQNAAYARSYADEVRGIGERAVERAGEEAGTAIALAYARGLHKLMAYKDEYEVARLHLDPAERARREREYGPDAKVSVLLHPPVLRAMGMKRKIELSRSAPALFRGLRAARVLRGTAFDVFGRAKVRRVERELVGEYRELVRAALDRLTPATAAAVAELAALPELIRGYEDIKLARVAEFRERAAAALARLEEPAPRQEEA is encoded by the coding sequence GTGGGCGCGAGCGTGACTCCCACCCCGGTGTCGCTCGACGACAGGTACACGGCGCGGGACGGCCGCGTGCTGATCTCGGGCATCCAGGCCCTGGTCCGACTGACTCTGGAGCAGCGGTGGCTGGACCGGGAGCGCGGGCTGGACACGCGGGCGTTCGTCTCCGGCTACCAGGGCTCGCCGCTGGGGGGCGTGGACCTGGAGATGGGACGGGCCGCGCGTTTCCTGGACGAGGCCGGCGTGGTCTTCCGCCCGGGGCTGAACGAGGAGCTGGCCGCCACGTCCGTGGCCGGCACCCAGCTGCTCGGCCAGGTGCCCGGCCGCCGCCACGAGGGCGTCACCGGCTTCTGGTACGGCAAGAACCCCGGCCTCGACCGCGCCGCCGACGCCCTCCGGCACGCCAACGTGGCGGGCACCGCCCCGCTCGGCGGCGCCGTGGCCTGGATCGGCGACGACCCCGGCTGCAAGTCCTCGACGCTGCCCAGCTCGTGCGAGCCGATGTGCCAGAGCCTGTCGCTGCCGCTGCTCGCGCCCGGCTCGGTCGCGGAGATCGTCGAGTTCGGGCTGCACGCGGTGGCCATGTCCCGCGCGACCGGCCTGTGGACGGGGCTGAAGATCGTCGCGGACATCGCCGACGCCTCGGCCACCGTGGACCTCGGCCCGCTGCGCGCGGGCGTACCGGCGCCGGAGCGCGTACCGGCCAGGCCCTCCCCCCTCCTGCTCGGCCCGGCCGCGCTGGACGCCGAGCACGACATGCTCACCCGCCGCCTCGACCTGGCCCGCGCCTACGCCCGCGAGCACGGGCTCAACCGGGTCATGTCGGGCGCGAACCAGACCCGGCTCGGCATCGTGGCCTCCGGCACCACGTACGCGGTGGTGCTGCGCGCCCTCGCCGACCTCGGCCTGGACGAGCGGGCCAGGGACGACCTGGGGCTGCGGCTGATCCGGCTGGCGATGCCGTTCCCGCTGGCCCACGACGACCTGGCGGCCATGACCGCCGGGCTGGAGCGGGTGCTGGTGGTCGAGGACAAGGTCCCGTTCCTGGAGGGGCAGGTCAAGCAGGCCCTGTACGGCGCCGAGCGCCCTCCGGCGGTCTCCGGCCGCGACCTGCTGACCGCGCGCGGCACGCTGGGCGCCGAGGACGTCGCCGGGGCGATCGCCCAGTGCGTCGGCCCCGACCGCCTGCCCCGGCAGGCCGTCACCGTCCGCAAGGCGGGCCTCGCCGGGACGCGGCTGCCGCTGGTGGCGGCGCGCACGCCGTACTTCTGCTCGGGCTGCCCCCACAACACCTCCACCCGCGCCGCCGACGACACGCTGGTCGGCGTCGGCATCGGCTGCCACGCCATGATCGCTCTGGACGGGCACGGGCGCGGCACCCAGGTCGGCCTCACCCAGATGGGCGGCGAGGGGGCGCAGTGGATCGGGCTGGCGCCGTTCACCGAGGACCGGCACTTCGTGCAGAACCTCGGCGACGGCACCTTCCACCACTCCGGCTCCCTCGCGATCAGGGCCGCCGTGGCGGCCGGGGTGACGATGACGTACAAACTGCTCTACAACGACGCCGTCGCGATGACCGGCGGCCAGCGCGCCGAGGGGCGGCTGGACGTGCCGGCGCTCACGCACGAGCTGGCGCTGGAGGGCGTACGCCGGATCGTGGTCACGACGCCGGAGCCGGAGACGTACAAGGGGGTGCGGCTGGCGGGCATCGCCTCCGTCCGGCACCGCGACGAGCTGGCCGCGGCGGAGCGGGAGCTCGCGGCGCTCGACGGGGTGACGGTGCTCATCCACGACGACCGGTGCGCCGCCGAGGAGCGGCGGCTGCGCAAGCGCGGCAAACTGCCCACACCCACGCGCAAGGTCGTGGTGAACGAGCGGGTCTGCGAGGGCTGCGGCGACTGCGGCGAGGCGTCCACGTGCCTGTCCGTACAGCCCGTCGACACCGAGTACGGCCGCAAGACCCGCATCCACCAGCCGTCCTGCAACTCCGACCTGAGCTGCCTGAAGGGCGACTGCCCGTCGTTCCTGCTGGTGGAGCCGGGGACCCGCCCCGCCGCGGGGAAGACGCCCGCGCCGCCGGTGGAGCCGCCAGAGCCGGACCGGCCCCGCGGCGACGTGCTGATCAGGATGCCGGGCATCGGCGGCACCGGCGTCGTCACCGTCTCGCAGATCCTGCAGATGGCCGCCCACCTCGACGGGCTGCACGCGGCCGGGCTGGAGCAGACGGGCCTGGCGCAGAAGGGCGGGCCGGTGGTGAGCGACGTACGCATCTCCGCGCGCCCGCCCGAGGGCTCGGTGCGCGCCTCGCGCGGCCTCGTGGACGTGCTCATCGGCTTCGACGTGCTGGGCGCGGCCTCCGACGCGAACCTGGCCATGGCCGCCCCCGACCGTACCGCCGCCGTGCTCAACACCGCCGTCGTGCCCACCGCCGCCATGGTGACCGGCCGCATGCCGGTGCCGGGCCACGCCACCGCCGTCGCCCGGGTCCGGCAGGCCGCCCGCGAGGTCTTCTGCCTGGACGCGCACGAGCTGGCCGAGGCGCTGTTCGGCGACCACATGCCGGCGAACCTGCTGCTGCTCGGCGCCGCGTACCAGCGGGGCCTGCTGCCGGTGTCCGCAGAGGCGATCGAACGGGCCGTCACGCTCAACCGGGCCGCGGTCGAGCAGAACCTCGCCGCCTTCCGCTGGGGCCGGGCCGCGGTCGCCGACCCCGAGACCGTCCGCCGGGCGGCGCTGCCGGCCGCCGAGGAGCCCGTGGAGAAGCTGGACGAGGTGGTGGCCGTCCGCGTCGCCGACCTGACCGGCTACCAGAACGCGGCTTACGCCCGCTCGTACGCCGACGAGGTGCGCGGGATCGGCGAGCGGGCCGTCGAGCGCGCCGGCGAGGAGGCGGGCACGGCGATCGCCCTCGCCTACGCCCGCGGGCTGCACAAGCTGATGGCGTACAAGGACGAGTACGAGGTCGCCCGCCTCCACCTCGACCCCGCCGAGCGGGCCAGGCGCGAGCGCGAGTACGGCCCCGACGCGAAGGTGTCAGTGCTGCTGCACCCGCCGGTGCTGCGCGCGATGGGCATGAAGCGCAAGATCGAGCTGAGCCGTTCCGCCCCGGCGCTGTTCCGCGGGCTGCGGGCGGCGCGGGTGCTGCGCGGGACGGCGTTCGACGTGTTCGGGCGGGCCAAGGTCAGGCGCGTCGAGCGCGAACTGGTCGGCGAGTACCGCGAGCTGGTGCGCGCCGCCCTCGACCGGCTCACCCCCGCCACCGCCGCCGCCGTCGCGGAGCTCGCCGCGCTGCCCGAGCTGATCCGCGGGTACGAGGACATCAAGCTGGCCCGCGTCGCCGAGTTCCGCGAGCGCGCCGCCGCCGCACTGGCCCGCCTGGAAGAACCCGCCCCGAGACAGGAGGAAGCGTGA
- a CDS encoding Lrp/AsnC family transcriptional regulator, producing the protein MPEVDEIDHHVLRLLREDGRRTFSEMAELVGLSVAAVKRRVDRLRDLGVITGFTVQIDYAKLGWGIEAFTELRYPGTTPVSEIVRTATEVPEVVAVFTIAGDPDALIHVRVRDLGHLQQVIDRLRRAGDVTGTKTLLVLGSWTRDALAPPRTR; encoded by the coding sequence ATGCCTGAGGTGGACGAGATCGACCACCATGTGCTGCGGCTGCTCAGGGAGGACGGGCGCAGGACGTTCTCCGAGATGGCCGAGCTGGTCGGCCTGTCCGTCGCCGCCGTCAAACGGCGCGTCGACCGGCTGCGCGACCTGGGCGTCATCACCGGCTTCACCGTGCAGATCGACTACGCCAAACTCGGCTGGGGCATCGAGGCGTTCACCGAGCTGCGCTACCCGGGCACGACGCCGGTCAGCGAGATCGTCAGGACCGCGACCGAGGTGCCGGAGGTGGTGGCCGTCTTCACGATCGCCGGCGACCCGGACGCGCTGATCCACGTCCGCGTACGCGACCTCGGCCACCTGCAGCAGGTCATCGACCGGCTGCGCCGGGCCGGGGACGTGACGGGCACCAAGACGCTGCTGGTGCTGGGATCGTGGACGCGCGACGCCCTGGCGCCGCCTCGCACCCGCTGA
- a CDS encoding TetR/AcrR family transcriptional regulator, whose translation MSDEPAPARRADAERNRSKIIAVAREAFAEPGAAPSMAEIARRAGVGMATLYRNFPGRLELVEELFRHTVDDMCRAAESVSGDTPGEAFFAWLMRFHAIGARKGPLASVLLSESANGTPMLRASRSRTIAAGEPLFRAAQHSGEVRDDVSLGQILDGLVALAGIDNGPDFPGALIRILLDGLRPNPHTTGGSPTAGEGVDIPTTTRRSG comes from the coding sequence GTGAGCGATGAGCCCGCCCCTGCCCGACGTGCCGACGCCGAGCGCAACCGGTCGAAGATCATCGCGGTCGCCCGCGAAGCCTTCGCCGAACCCGGTGCCGCACCGTCGATGGCCGAGATCGCCCGACGTGCCGGCGTCGGCATGGCCACGCTCTATCGCAACTTCCCCGGCAGACTCGAACTGGTTGAGGAACTCTTCCGTCACACCGTCGACGACATGTGCCGAGCCGCAGAATCCGTCAGTGGCGACACGCCCGGCGAGGCCTTCTTCGCCTGGCTCATGCGCTTCCACGCCATCGGCGCCCGCAAAGGACCTCTCGCCTCCGTCCTCCTCTCCGAATCCGCCAACGGCACCCCCATGCTCCGCGCCAGCCGCTCCCGCACCATCGCGGCCGGCGAACCCCTTTTCCGCGCCGCGCAACACAGCGGGGAAGTACGCGACGACGTCTCTCTCGGACAGATCCTCGACGGCCTCGTCGCGCTCGCCGGCATCGACAACGGCCCGGACTTCCCCGGCGCCCTGATCCGCATCCTGCTCGACGGTCTGCGTCCGAATCCGCACACCACGGGCGGATCGCCGACTGCCGGTGAAGGCGTGGACATCCCCACGACCACAAGAAGGAGCGGGTGA
- a CDS encoding DUF11 domain-containing protein yields MRVRQEAVPGTLPVGERATLRVTVTNAGLADAQDVTVTDTLDPALTLDVAGLPDGCARAAGRAVTCGGPGTTLLPGQDVTYDLPVTVDPSLQDGAEVSARAEATASPAEADGTETAEAADAALLTAPVRAFADVELVMAAPPVVNAGDVIGYLLTVTNHGPARAAGVTVRSRDRGAGATVTDRPAAECPGSGRTVACDLGDLAPGEVRTLTLAIAPASSVPFENCATVRTAGRDRDLADNRSCASTTQVEPSPAPAEFPPPPGGQDRPPADRGEPPAEAPYDEPAQPANESFAPAAEDADAKDSGGEGDGVAEEPRTAGEVAAYGLPVTGVSLWMLALGVPLLLAVGLLVRFLSRRERAGRAR; encoded by the coding sequence TTGCGGGTCCGGCAGGAGGCGGTCCCTGGGACGCTGCCGGTCGGTGAGCGGGCCACGCTGCGGGTGACCGTCACCAACGCCGGCCTCGCCGACGCCCAGGACGTCACCGTCACCGACACGCTGGACCCCGCCCTCACCCTGGACGTGGCCGGGCTTCCCGACGGGTGCGCACGCGCGGCCGGCCGGGCCGTCACCTGCGGCGGACCAGGTACGACACTCCTCCCCGGCCAGGACGTGACCTACGACCTGCCGGTCACCGTGGACCCGTCGCTCCAGGACGGCGCCGAGGTCTCCGCCCGCGCCGAGGCCACGGCCTCCCCGGCGGAGGCGGACGGCACGGAGACGGCGGAGGCGGCGGACGCCGCGCTGCTCACCGCCCCGGTACGGGCGTTCGCCGACGTGGAGCTCGTCATGGCCGCCCCGCCCGTGGTGAACGCCGGCGACGTCATCGGCTACCTGCTCACCGTCACGAACCACGGCCCGGCCCGGGCGGCGGGCGTCACGGTACGGAGCCGCGACCGGGGCGCTGGGGCCACGGTCACCGACCGCCCGGCCGCCGAGTGTCCCGGCAGCGGCCGTACCGTGGCCTGTGACCTGGGCGATCTGGCCCCCGGCGAGGTGCGTACGCTCACACTCGCCATCGCCCCCGCCTCCTCCGTCCCGTTCGAGAACTGCGCGACGGTCCGGACGGCGGGCCGCGACCGTGACCTCGCCGACAACCGCTCCTGCGCGTCCACCACCCAGGTGGAGCCCTCGCCCGCTCCCGCGGAGTTCCCGCCCCCGCCCGGCGGCCAGGACCGGCCGCCTGCGGACCGCGGGGAGCCGCCCGCGGAGGCCCCGTACGACGAGCCGGCGCAGCCCGCGAACGAGTCCTTCGCGCCCGCCGCCGAGGACGCCGACGCGAAGGACTCCGGCGGGGAGGGCGACGGCGTGGCGGAGGAGCCGCGGACGGCCGGCGAGGTGGCCGCGTACGGCCTCCCGGTGACGGGCGTGTCGTTGTGGATGCTGGCGCTCGGCGTCCCGCTCCTGCTCGCGGTCGGCCTGCTGGTACGTTTCCTCAGCAGGCGCGAGCGCGCGGGAAGGGCCCGCTGA
- a CDS encoding aldehyde dehydrogenase family protein, whose protein sequence is MTATVSVPPVADIARRDIPAFVRAGERMMWIGGRQVAAVSGRTLPNTDPATEETLASVPRGEAADVDAAVKAARAAFTDPGWADMSPDRRGRILHQIADVIEEHADELATIDSVNMGAPRMLTAHMLAEASEVFRYYAGWPTKLSGVSVPAGKDRMAYTRKEPLGVVGIIWGWNGPMGQLPGKLAPALAAGNTVVLKPAETASLSTLRLAELLAGTDLPAGVVNVVTGLGAEAGQALVAHPGVAKIAFTGSTATGKLVQRQATDTLKRTTLELGGKSPSVVFADADLDVAVRGVAAGFLGNAGQACVAGSRVFVEESIREEFVEKLLKTMEAFTPGDPLTQGTLVGPLSTKAQFDRVSSYLDIAREEGANVVTGGGRFGDHGYFFAPTLLDDVRPGMRVVREEIFGPVGVITTFTGIDDAIAQANDTDYGLAASVWTTNLTTAHRMAAAIEAGTVWINTWAEMSTGNLPFGGYKQSGLGREGGLEGLDTYTQVKTVRIAL, encoded by the coding sequence ATGACCGCAACGGTGAGCGTCCCGCCCGTCGCCGACATTGCCCGCCGCGACATCCCCGCGTTCGTACGGGCCGGGGAGCGGATGATGTGGATCGGAGGCCGGCAGGTCGCCGCAGTCTCCGGACGAACGCTGCCGAACACCGACCCGGCCACCGAGGAGACGCTGGCCAGCGTGCCGCGCGGCGAGGCAGCCGACGTCGACGCCGCGGTGAAGGCGGCGCGCGCGGCGTTCACCGATCCCGGCTGGGCGGACATGAGCCCCGACCGGCGCGGCCGGATCCTCCACCAGATCGCCGACGTCATCGAGGAGCACGCCGACGAACTGGCCACCATCGACTCGGTCAACATGGGCGCACCCCGCATGCTGACCGCACACATGCTGGCCGAGGCGAGTGAGGTCTTCCGCTACTACGCGGGCTGGCCTACCAAGCTGTCCGGCGTGAGTGTTCCCGCGGGCAAGGACCGCATGGCCTACACCCGCAAGGAGCCCCTCGGCGTCGTCGGCATCATCTGGGGCTGGAACGGACCGATGGGCCAACTGCCCGGCAAGCTCGCCCCGGCCCTGGCCGCCGGTAACACCGTCGTGCTCAAACCGGCCGAGACCGCCTCGCTCAGCACGCTGCGCCTGGCCGAACTGCTGGCCGGCACCGACCTGCCGGCCGGCGTCGTGAACGTCGTCACCGGCCTGGGCGCCGAGGCGGGCCAGGCGCTGGTCGCGCACCCCGGTGTCGCGAAGATCGCCTTCACCGGATCGACCGCGACCGGCAAGCTGGTCCAGCGCCAGGCCACCGACACGCTCAAGCGCACAACGCTCGAACTGGGTGGCAAGTCGCCGTCGGTCGTCTTCGCCGACGCCGACCTTGACGTCGCGGTCCGCGGCGTGGCGGCCGGCTTCCTGGGTAACGCGGGACAGGCCTGCGTCGCCGGATCACGGGTGTTCGTCGAGGAGAGCATCCGCGAGGAGTTCGTCGAGAAGCTGCTGAAGACGATGGAGGCGTTCACCCCGGGCGACCCGCTGACCCAGGGCACGCTGGTGGGACCGCTCTCCACCAAGGCGCAGTTCGACCGCGTCAGCTCCTACCTCGACATCGCCCGCGAGGAGGGCGCGAACGTGGTGACCGGCGGCGGGCGCTTCGGTGACCACGGATACTTCTTCGCCCCCACCCTCCTCGACGACGTCCGCCCCGGCATGCGCGTCGTCCGCGAGGAGATCTTCGGCCCCGTCGGCGTGATCACCACCTTCACCGGCATCGACGACGCCATCGCCCAGGCCAACGACACCGACTACGGACTGGCCGCCTCCGTCTGGACCACCAACCTCACCACCGCACACCGCATGGCCGCAGCCATCGAGGCCGGCACCGTCTGGATCAACACCTGGGCCGAGATGAGCACCGGCAACCTCCCCTTCGGCGGTTACAAGCAGTCCGGCCTGGGCCGCGAAGGCGGCCTCGAAGGACTCGACACCTACACCCAGGTCAAGACCGTCCGCATCGCGCTGTGA